From the Patescibacteria group bacterium genome, the window AGGAGAATTCATCCCGACCGATGATCGCGACTCTTCTCGTGCCGTAATTGTAGTAATATAAAATCCGCTGAATCAGCCCAAGCAAAGTACGACCAGCGAAGACCAATACAATGGTGAAGGCCCAGTTGAATAGAATAACTAATCTAGAGAAGAAATCAGTCTTGGTCAGGAAAAGCTCAATAATCATAATCGAAACATAAGCCGAAACAGCGATAATAATGCTGAGCAACTCAGCCAGGCTCGTTTTCTTGTGTCTGGAGTCATATGAGCCGGTGAGAGCGAAGATGAGAAGACAGAGCGGAATAAAATAAAAGACTAAATTCAGATAATCGTTGATCGGAGCCAACCCATAAAGCGAAGGCACATTGATAGTGCCACGATAATAATATGCCGCGAGAACAGCAATAGTGATCATAAAGGCGTCAACTGGCAAACGTAAGGCAAGGAAAAGTAATTCAATTTTCTTCATGATCTAACTATATTATAATTCCCTATCCCTTTCAACCTTTGGCCAAAGAAAATGACCCCGGTATTCGGAGCCATCTTCACTGTTCAAAAACAAAAAATTTGTCAAAAATTATTTGTTGCCGCCGATGCGGAAAACCTTAGTACCACATTTTGGGCAAGAACCCTTGATTGCCATTTTACCGTTTTTCATTTGGTAATCTTCTGCACCTTGGATTTCAACCTTGCCTTTGCATTTAACACAATATGCTTCTGCCATTTTTTAATTCACCTCCTTCCTTATTTTTTCCCCTCCGCTTTGGGCCTCGCGGTCCTGCATGAGGAGTTTAAATTTCATAATACAATTGTAAGTTCGTTTGAGCTCACATGTCAAGCGTATTTGAGAATAAAAATCAGGCCTGTGAACTCATCAAAATATTATCTTCTCTGGAAGCTGTAAATTAGTCCATCAAGCTCAAAATACTTCAGCTTTCGACTTTCAACTTTCGACTATTGAGCGAGGTTATCCCCAGCATTAGTTCGCAGGTGCGGCTGTGGTAGGATCAGTCTGGTTGAATCCGACGATTTGAGCAAGTTGAGAAAGAGTTTTGGCACCAGAATATTGAGTACCATTATAAATCCAGGTTGGGTAGCCAGTCACGTTCTTGGCTGTACACTCTGCTTCGTTGGCGCTAGGCCCCTGTGGGTCGCACTCGACGTAGTCAACATATTGAAACGCGTTGCCGAAGAGCTTCTTCTGATCCTGGCAATGAGGGCACCAGTATGCACCGTACATGACCATGCCCTTTTCTGACATGAACTTGGCCAACTTTTCGATATAGTCTGTGGAGAAATTCTCAGTATCGGTAGTAGCGCCAGCGACATCCCCAATCTGATCGCTATAGTTGTCTGGCTGATTGTCAGCAGTCTTGGATTTGTCCCCTCTAGTAGAGGCAAAAATCAGTCCGCCCGCAAGCACCACGATTATGGCAACCACTATCAGAAATGTTTTTGTATTTTGGTTCATCTTTTCCCTTCAATTATTCTTAATGCAACCATAGTAATCGAACCAGATTAATCTGTCAAAAGGCGGCTTTCCTGAGCTCCAACAATTTCAACTTTATACTTTCTACTTTATAACTAGCGAGGCCACTTGGAAATCATAATCGAGTCTTTGAGCCTTGGCGATATCTTGCGAAGTTCTTGCCAGACGGCTTCAGTCACGAAAGGCATGAATGGATGCAACATCTGAAGAGATTCAACGATGATCTTGATAAGAATTTTCTTGGTATTGTTCCCAATTTTGCTGTCATCTAGTTGAGCCTTCGTCGCTTCTATATATACGTCGCAAAAATCGTGCCAGAAATAAGCGTAAATTTCCTCCGCAGCAAAAGAGAAATTATATTTCTCGATATTCTTGGTCACTGACTTAATTGTCTCAGCATGCTTTTTCAATATCGCTTTGTCGGCATCAGTCAAAATAGAATTATCAATTTCTAGATCCCCTATTGTTTCCTCTCCAATTTCACCTGTCTGAACGTCACCACCAGTGACACGTAAAATTGTAAATCTGGAAGCATTCCAGATCTTGTTGGAGAAATTGCGCATACCACGAATCTTTTCCTCCGAAATCACTGCGTCGTTGCCTGCGGAAGTGCCGAAAACGAGCGCCATGCGGACGGCGTCAGAACCATACAAATCGGCTACGCCGAGAGGATCTATCACATTTCCCTTGGATTTGCTCATCTTCTGGCGATCCTTGTCTCGGACCAAGCCGTGGAGATAAACATTTTCAAATGGAACCTTGTCGGTAACATAAAGTCCAAGCATCATCATACGAGCGACCCAGAAGAAGAGAATGTCCCAGCCGGTCTCCATGACAGTTGTAGAGTAAAATTTGTCAAAATCTTTCGACTTTCGACTTTCGACTTTCGACTCGCCGCTTTGCGAGAGCAAAGTGGCAAAGGGCCATTGGCCAGAAGAAAACCAGGTATCGAATACGTCAGGATCGCGGTCAAGTTTGGTAGATCCGCATTCTGGGCATCGCTCTGGTGTTTCGCCGTTTGTAACTATCGTTTCGCCACATTTACAATACCAAACTGGCAACTGGATCCCCCAGACGATCTGGCGGGAGACATTCCAATCACGAATATTGGTCATCCAGTGACGATATATTTTTTCGAATTTTTCAGTTACGAACTTTGTCTTGCCGGTATCTACTGCGTCCAATGCATCCTTGGCTAGTGTCTTGCCGGACTTCTTGCCTTTTTCGTTCACAGCAATGAACCACTGAGGCAGGACTCTTGGCTCGATCACGGTGCCGCATTTGTAGCATTTACCAACAGTATGAGTATAATTCTCGTCAATTTTTTCGATCAATCCCTTGGCCTGCATATCTTCTGCAACCTTGAGGCGGGCCTCTTTGACCTTCATGCCTTTGTATGGGCCTGCTTTTTCATTCAAACGTCCGTATTGATCTATAACTTCTCTGATTTCCAAATTGTGGCGCTTGGCCACTTCGAAGTCGTTCGGATCATGAGCTGGGGTAATCTTGACTGCGCCTGTGCCAAACTTGGGATCAACATAATCGTCAGCAACGACTTTAATCTTCGCCTTACCCAAGACTGTTTCGATCTCGATTTCTTTGCCAACGTATTCCTTATATCTGGCGTCGCTTGGATTGACTGCAACGGCAGTATCGCCAAATTTCGTCTCTGGACGAACGGTAGCCAAGACGAGAGGGCCATACTTTATATAGTAAAGCGGATCGACTTGCTCTTCATATTTAACTTCCAAATCAGACAATGAGGTTTGATGTTTGGTACACCAGTTGACCGGGCGAGAGGCGCGATAGGCCAAGCCATCATTATATAGATCAACAAAAGTCTGATAGACAGTGGCTATAATGTCAGGGTCAAGGGTAAATTTGCCTCTTTCCCAATCGCAAGAAGCACCGAGACGTTTGAGCTGAGACTCCATTACCTCTTTGTTCTTAAGCGTAAACTCGAGTGTTGCCTTGTAGAGCTCCTCCCTGGACATGTCGAATCGGCTTTTGCCCTCTTTTTCCAATTTCTTCTCAAATACAACCTGGGTTTCAAATCCTGCATGGTCTGCCCCTGGTAGCCAGAGAGCGGCCTTGCCACTGAGCCTAGCAAATCGGATCATCAAGTCTTCAATCGTGATGAAAACGGCATGGCCGAGATGGAGTGAACCGTTGGCGTTGGGCGGCGGCATTATAATAGAATAGGGCTCGCCGTCAGGATTGACCTCCGGCTTGAAATAGCCCGATTCCTCCCACATTTTGTAGAGTTCGGTTTCGACTTGATTGTGATCGTATGCTTTGGCAATTTCTTTCATACTATTTTTATACCAGAAAGAGGAACGCATTTCCACAATTACAAATTAAACAGAAATTCAAAATCTTCCAAGACATCAAAGTTGCTCGACAACACCATATTGAGACCTGTTATTCGGAAATAGCGCTATGCTTTTCTTTGATCATATCGGGGTAGCCAAGACCAGAGACAACATTTTCTTCATTAATGCCCAGTTTCTGGACAATCTCGTTGAGTATAGACTGGTCTGGAGCTTCAATCTCAACAAACTCGCCCAAGCCGTCAACTTTATCTAACAATATCTCGGCTTCCATAAAATTATATTTTGTTCTTTCTTTTTGGACTTTTACCTCAAAAGGAAACCCTAGCTTCTCAAGAATTTCCTGAGTAAGCGACGCATCGCCGACCACGGTTTCCCATTCATTTGTCTGAAGGTCATCTACTACTTCATGATACGCTAGCTCACCACTTTTTTCATTTTGATCAAATCGGATACGCAAATATTTAGTTCGTGCTTGCTCCTGCGGCACATTGAAGTAATAATCAATGGTCGTTTTCAGGCCCTTTTTCTCGGCTCCCAATGACTCGACTGTGTCCTTAAGCTCTTCATAATTATCTATCTTGAATTTTCTTTCAATCTCTACATTCATTTTTATTTCTCCTTATGATTTAATCTCAATATTAAATCTTTTTGACAAATAAATAAACCCCCGCCAAAGGCGAGGGTTTTGTAAGTAGTTGCAATCGGCGGTTAGCCGATCATGTTGAAAATTTTCTGCGCAACTTCATCTGCGCTAAGCAAAGTGGTATCGATAATGTTACCGCAATAGCGGGGCAACATTAGATCAACCTCGCGGAGGAGATCAATCTTTTCATCAGTATCTGACAAATAACCTCTGCTATAGAGTCGTTGTAGACGCACCTCCTCGGCGGCCTGTAGGCAGAAGTAATGGTCAGGCTGGACGATTGGTAATTTTGAGATATCGACAATGTCGACATCAACTCCCATCGCCTTATGAAAACATAACGTCGATATCAAATATCGATCGCAAACAACTGGACCGCTTTGGAGTAATCTTTCGATTTCTTCCGATGCAACCACATTGCAATTGAGATAAAACAGATATCTGACGAGTGGAGCGATCCCCTCGCCATCGTAATATGCCCGCTGCCCAATCATTGGCCCGAACGGAGTTTTGATGAGCGTGGCGCCCATCAAATCGGCAAGAAGTTTCGCTACTGTACTCTTGCCAGTACCGTCGATGCCTTCGATGGCAACCATTTTATTCGGCATGATCGTCATCCCCCGGTTGAATCCGCGCAATAACAATTTCTTTCTTGCCAAGCTTGAATTCATGATACTTTTTTTGGTGAATCAGGGCCTCACCCAAAGGTGACATGTTGGAGATGACCATAATTTTGCCGATTGTTGTCTCCACTTCCAGCCCCCCTACTTGCTCGGATGAAATATAGACGATTTTCTTGGAACCATCCGAATAGCCCAGAAAAACGATACAGCCGATTTCTACAGTACCATCACCGGCAATGCCTTCCTGTATTTTTTTGCGAAGTTCGTCGGCGGCTGCAATATAGTTTTGCTTGAAACCATCAGCAGCTGCAGCCTCGCGAGAGAAATCCTCCCGATAAGTATCATATCGGGACTCGTTTCTCGTCTGCGAGGTGAGCACTCCCTCTACGGCGCTATCGACATGACCCTGGAAATCCCCTACTTTTCGAAGCAAGGCTTCCAGGATTTCATTAACAACTTTTATCCACATAATTTACCCCTTCGCCCAGAGACATTATCTCTTCGAGCTGTTTTGATTTGCAGAACTCACTTAACCTGAAGTGAGACATTGAGTCGGTACGGTGTAAGCAAAGACGAACATAAAGCTCGCCGTCGATTGACTCTACCCGAGTGTTATAGAAACCCTCGAGACATGGAAGATTGCAGCCAGTGCACATAGTAGTGAGACGCTGGTTGCCAATTAGTTTCACTGTAATTTTGCCCATTTTCGTGTCGTAAACCTTTCTGGTTTCGCTCGAACCGAGACTTTCGATAGTCTCCCTCCGATTGGCCTGGATAGATTCAAGGACGACGTCAATGTTTTGAAGTGATCTGTCTGAGCCAAGGATGTTTAGAAGTCGAATATCGACGTCAAATTCACTCAACTGATTAATCACTTCGAGGGCTAACTCGGGGTCATCCCCGACGACTGTGTTCACTTTTGTAAAGATACCCAGCCTACTGCTTTCTGCGATGTTGTGGATGAGCCGGTCTATTTGTCTTTGGGATAGTGATCTATCCTCATGACCCTGGATTTTGGCCCATTCCGTCGAACGAAGGGTATGAAACGAGAAATTCACATTATCAAGCCCGGTTGCCGAAAGGGAAGTTAAAATTCTGGAGTTGAACTGACCATTTGTGGTCAAAGAGCAAGCCAGATCGTGTGATCGCACCAAACCGACCATTTCTGGAAGATCACGATGCAGGGTTGGTTCTCCACCCGTAATATGAAATTTTGAATATCCATATTGGCAGGCGAAATCGGTCAGCGTGTGAATTTGTTCGATTGTCATCGGCATGCTTACAGCACTACCTTCGCGATGGCAGAAGAAACAATTTAGATTGCAATCATTGATTACTTTCGCACGCAAAATTCGGTCTTTAGTTGTTCTAACGTTCATAGGTCACCTCTTTTTTCAAAGTACTAGCTACATGCATTCCGTTGGAAATGATATAACTCCAATTTATCTCAATTACTTGAAATATGAATGTTACTGTGGCGAAAAGTGTGAAAGAAAATTGATAAATCTCTTTCGGTCGAAGGGTATCGCTCTGAATCTTTCTGACGATTCCCTTGGATAATGATACTTCTCTTCCTGAGAATATTGGGCCAACAACTTATTAGTTGATAACAAGTTTTGTCGGCTTGATTAGGGTTACAAGATGTGCACGAAAATTTTCAATTTCGGCGGCACTGTAATTGCCAATCAGGGTGACCGTAGTCATCCCATCATCGCTGAATTTCACAGAAATATTGAGATTTCTCATATTCGCTGCTCCATCGATGAATATTTTCGCTCTGCCTGCAATATAAAGTTTGCACTTTTTGCAGTACAGGCCTTCTCCAGGAAACACGTGGCGACATTTCATTTCATTTCCCTCCAATCAAGAAATTAACTATTTATAACATAAACAGAGCTCTAAGTCAAACGAATGAGCTCACTCTTTCCGTTCACTGAAATAATTTGCGACATAAAAATCCCCCTGCGAGTGCAGAGGGATGGAAAATTACTAAACCTTTTTGAGGTGTTTCAAGAAATCTAGCCGTTGTTCGGCCAGATTGAGAGTTTGGTGAAGATTATAGGCAAAACGTATCTGATAATCTTCTGGGATGAACCGAGTGCCTTCTTCCATCTTCTCACGGAAAGTGCCAAGAGTTTCTTCGCACTTAATGATTTCCTTAGCAACGTCTCCGTTGTAAGGGTCTAGATGGTTGACCTTTCGGTCAAGCACGCGAATGGGTAAAAGCTCCCACCACTGCTTGGCAGCCTCGAGAAAACGAGGGTAATATAATTCGCGGTGGCGTTTCTCCTCCAAAGGGATGGAAAGAGCGTGGATGCCAAAGGCGATCTGCGGCCCGTATTTGGGTCCGAAGAATTCAGCAATATAATCTCTGCTAATGCAGATTATTGAGCCATCTGGCCCTCTGAGTTTGCCGTCTTCTTCGAAGTCATGGCCAATGGCAACGCATTGCGCCAGAAATGATAAACCGAAAACCATTGATTCCTGGCCAACTGCCAGTGAATGACCAACAGCTTTTCGACCGTCACGACGAGGATTGAACAAGACTTCGTCAGCGAAGCCAGCAGTCCTCTGGATCAGTCCATAAGCCTCTCCGGAGAGCGCCAATAAACTGATCTTAGTAATGTAGTTGTTGAATTCTGGAAGTGTCACATACATCGTGCGCTCTCCTTTTTCGAACGTTCGAGGGATAGATTGTCAAAGTGCTACTTTAAGCAATAAGTAAATAAGCAAATAAGCAGGTAAGTTATTCCGAACAACTAATGATAATCTCGGATTAGTGATTCGTAATTAGTTAAATTCTGATTCGTATGAACCGCAGCTACAAAAAAATGACCCAGTGGGTCATTTCATTTTTTGCGCAGTCTGCCGCAGTCATCCTTCATGTTTTGGCCGGCCTTATCGGCTGGCAGGCCTGCCTCATCGGCTGGCAGGCACAAAGTGGTGTCCAAGTATTGTTTGTACTTAAACAGCTTGTGCTTTTCTCTTGACATGTTCTAACTATAGTATTTCAATGCGGTATAGTTGTCAATAGGTATAGTTTTGTCTTCTCTCTGACTAATTAAAATAACCGCCGCCGATGCCCTAGAGAGGGTTGTCGACGACGGTTGAGCAATCAATTCTATTGACCGGAAAGCTTTCGAAGCTCGCCGAGAACTGATTCGACCAAACTGGTTTGAGTTTCCGAGCCACTCTTGGGGGTTGGTATTCCCCTGGTTGTCGCTGCACTCTTCCAATAACAGTCGATAAATACATCTTTTCCGGTACATTCGGTCGCATTTTCAAACCATGTGTTGCGATTTGAGTCATAAATCCTGAAAGTCCCATCGCCGTTATCCTTGAGATAAAGATAAGCCCCGTTCTTCTCGGCAAAACCAAGAAGTTCATTGCTCGAGTAGATATGGTTGCTATTTGCATCATCGAAGACACAGATAGCGTAAAGGCTGCGCACTCCTGAAGGAGGCAGAGGAATCGACCACTTGACGTCCTGCCAATCATTCGAAGACACTGGTATCGATGCCGATGAATACGTAGCGAAAGAGCTGCCTCCGTCATAGAGAAGTCCAATCCGCGGCTTGGTTGCGTTAGAATGAATATTTGCAACTCCTCGAAGCATCGGTTTTGGGGCGCCTCCTCCTCCGCACCCGCTGAAGAGGAACATTACAGCCATCGCTGCCAGGGCGATGGTCAGGGACGAAAGAGCGATGTGCTTAAGCATCTCTACTCTCCTTTGAATGTAGTTTGCTATTGCGAAGTGAAATCTTTCGCTCGCGAATCTGGCTACACAGTACAACATTATCACGTCCTAGTCAAGTAATTTGCTCGGCATATACGAAAACCGGCGCGCCAATATGGCACGCCAAGCATTCATTCGTAAATGGCAGAAATAAAAAATCAGTCCGAAGATTGATTGTATGTTTCAAACCATTTATATGGTTTCTAGAGATTTCATTTAGATGAATCTGCCTGAAATTTCCGAGCTGACAGTGGCTAGCATTTTGTCAACTTTGCTAGTTTAGCATCACATATCGAGACCGTCAAAGTTAATTTTGAGCACAAGATTTTATTATTAACGTAAACTGTGGATAGATTCATCTGATGAATCAAACAACAATTCTCTCGTCAAGTGATTGTAAATGTATACGATATCTTGTACATTACATTTATATATTAATAAATCCTTTTTCCTATGGAAAAAATGGACCAAGCCTCCTTCCGCAAGGAGCACCGCTCGAGAAATTTGGGGCTCCTAACCGAAGAGGAGCAGACAAAGATCAACAATACTACATTGCTCATTGCTGGTTGTGGTGTCGGCTCACAGATCGCTCTCTCTGCTGTTCGAATCGGGTTTGAAAATTTTATACTCGTCGATGGCGATACGGTAGAATTATCCAACAATAATAGACAAGGCTACAGCTGGCGCGATGTTGGACGTTACAAAGTCGATGCCCTTGCTCACAAAATCAAGGCGATCAATCCACATGCCCACATTCGCAAATATCCAATCTTTATAACTGTTGATAACGCGGCCAAAATATCTCGCAAGGCTGATATCGTGGTCGACTCTATCGACCCAGACGCGGCCCAAGCGGTGATAGCTCTGCATAGAGCCGCCAAAAAATTTCATCACACAGTGATCCAGCCCACAGACGTCGGTTGGGGCGCCATGCTTCAGATCTTCACTCCCGATAGCATTTCATATGAAGAAATGATCGGTCTCAATCCCCGAACTCCTCTCGACAAGATTGATAATGAGGAAGCATTCACAAAATTCATCGATTTTTTTATGAAATTGATGCCTCCTTATGTACAAAAAGTCGCCTTAGATGTAGCGGAAGGACGACAAGCGCATTATCCACAACCAATCTCGGCTAGTTATATTTTGGCTGCTATGACAGTGGTAGCGGCCAAAAGAGTTGCCCTGGACTTGCCAGTTAGAGTTGCTCCTGACTATATCTCCTTTGACCCAAATACGATTTTGATCCCAGATGAAAAATAAATATAATCTGACCCTGATAATTACCGCTTTGGCGGTAGCCGATTTCTTGGGTGCTATCGACAGCACCGCACTTAATGTTGCCTTGCCCAAAATTACGAGCACTCTCCATATTTCGATTACAACTGCCCAATGGCTGCCAAACGCCTTCACTCTTGCCTTGGTCGCCCTCCTGATATTCATGGGGAAGCTCGGCAGCAAGATAGGAACTAAAAAATTGTATCTGATCGGACTCGGTGTATTTGGCATAAGCTCCCTAATACTTGGGTTCACAAACAATATCCCTCTTTTAATTTCTCTCCGTGCGATCCAAGGTATTGCTACCGCCATACTATATACGATGCCGATGATTATTATCGCTAATCTCTGGAAGGAGCGAGAGAAAGCATTCGCAGTCACCTCCGCAACATTTGCGGGCGGTATGCTTGTCGGGCCAGTTCTCGGTGGCATGCTGGCGAATTTGGATTTTGGTAGTTTCTATGGCTGGCATTTAGTTTTTCTAATCAATGTTCCGCTTGTGATCGTTGGCTTGATCATCGCCGCCAAATACATTCCAGAGATTCCAAAAGTCGAGCAAAAGATAGATTTTGGCAGTATGCTGATCCTATCATCGGCTCTAGCTATCATCGTTCTCTCGTTTGCCCAAATCAGTAGATACTATTTGATCTTAGGAGCCTTACTTTTGATTGTCTTGTATTTCTACCAACGCAAGATCAAAAATTCGCTTGTCGACTTTCACTTATTCCAGAATCAAACTTTTACCGCAGCCAATGTCCTGAGTTTCACATCTATGGTCTCTCTCATTGGAATGTCATTCGTCCTTACCTTCTACCTTCAGGATATATTGAAATGGAATTCGCTCCAGGCAGGCTTGGCCCTAATCCCAGTACCAGTAATCACGGGAATATTCTCTGGCATTGGTGGTCAGCTCAAGAGTTGGCGAGTTGGCGGATTCTTGAGTGCAATATTAATTCTCCTCGGCCTCGCTTTCTTGACTAGGATCGATCCTTCAGTTTCATACGCTGCTGGCATTTTGCCAGGGCTGGCCTTGGTTTCTGCCGGTAGCGGATTTCTCATGACCTCAATATTTGCCGCAATTATTGGCTCTGCGCCTACAGAAAATTCCGGGAGCGCCTCAGGGATTCTCAATACTCTTCAGCAAATGGGAGCCCTCATCGGCATCGCCATCATCGCCTCTATCACACTCGAGTACCGACTGGCGTTCACAGTCCTTACGGGTTGTGGTATCATTGGACTAATATCCGCATTTTTTATTAAGAATAGACAAATTAATACAAGAATTGAGTAAAATGGAAGAACCAAAAAAACAACCAACAATGGCAGAAATAATGGCTGACTACGATAAAGCTATGGCATTTTTATCCCAAACTCCCGCAGAGGTATGGGAAGGAATCTCCGAGAAGACAGCGCTAGGTGTCTTCAAAGAGACCGCAGGGTCTATTCCAGCATATGGTCAAATACTAAAAAAGAATTCTGTCGACCCTGAAAAAATTACTAGTATGGCTGATTTTCATAATCTGCCAATAATTGACAAATATAACTATATAAATAAATTTTCTTTCGACGAGACTAACACTGTCAAGCCAGGAAACCATTTTTATAGTTTTACACTAAGTTCTGGGACTATAGATGAGCCAACAATCTGGCCAAGATATTATGATTGGGAAGAGTCATTACCCAGCCAGTTTGATATGTATATGAGCCTCTATTGGGGATTTAGAGACAAGTCGACCCTATTTATTAATGCCTACTCGCTTGGATGCTGGACTGCTGGTTGGACAGTAAACGTACTTGGGAGAGAGTTGACTCAGAAACGCAATATGACGCTAGCAACCTGCGGCGCCGATCTCGACAGTATCGTCTACACTATTAAGAAATTATCAAAATATTATGACCAAACGGTTATTTGGTCATACCCCACCTTTGCTCGAACGATATTGGAACGGCTAGAAATAGAAGGTATCAACATCAGAAAGTTAAATCTTAAGCTTTTTATCGCCGGGGAGCATCACACCATTGAGTGGAAACACTACGTCAACAAATTAATCTCTGGTGA encodes:
- a CDS encoding valine--tRNA ligase, producing the protein MKEIAKAYDHNQVETELYKMWEESGYFKPEVNPDGEPYSIIMPPPNANGSLHLGHAVFITIEDLMIRFARLSGKAALWLPGADHAGFETQVVFEKKLEKEGKSRFDMSREELYKATLEFTLKNKEVMESQLKRLGASCDWERGKFTLDPDIIATVYQTFVDLYNDGLAYRASRPVNWCTKHQTSLSDLEVKYEEQVDPLYYIKYGPLVLATVRPETKFGDTAVAVNPSDARYKEYVGKEIEIETVLGKAKIKVVADDYVDPKFGTGAVKITPAHDPNDFEVAKRHNLEIREVIDQYGRLNEKAGPYKGMKVKEARLKVAEDMQAKGLIEKIDENYTHTVGKCYKCGTVIEPRVLPQWFIAVNEKGKKSGKTLAKDALDAVDTGKTKFVTEKFEKIYRHWMTNIRDWNVSRQIVWGIQLPVWYCKCGETIVTNGETPERCPECGSTKLDRDPDVFDTWFSSGQWPFATLLSQSGESKVESRKSKDFDKFYSTTVMETGWDILFFWVARMMMLGLYVTDKVPFENVYLHGLVRDKDRQKMSKSKGNVIDPLGVADLYGSDAVRMALVFGTSAGNDAVISEEKIRGMRNFSNKIWNASRFTILRVTGGDVQTGEIGEETIGDLEIDNSILTDADKAILKKHAETIKSVTKNIEKYNFSFAAEEIYAYFWHDFCDVYIEATKAQLDDSKIGNNTKKILIKIIVESLQMLHPFMPFVTEAVWQELRKISPRLKDSIMISKWPR
- a CDS encoding radical SAM protein, yielding MNVRTTKDRILRAKVINDCNLNCFFCHREGSAVSMPMTIEQIHTLTDFACQYGYSKFHITGGEPTLHRDLPEMVGLVRSHDLACSLTTNGQFNSRILTSLSATGLDNVNFSFHTLRSTEWAKIQGHEDRSLSQRQIDRLIHNIAESSRLGIFTKVNTVVGDDPELALEVINQLSEFDVDIRLLNILGSDRSLQNIDVVLESIQANRRETIESLGSSETRKVYDTKMGKITVKLIGNQRLTTMCTGCNLPCLEGFYNTRVESIDGELYVRLCLHRTDSMSHFRLSEFCKSKQLEEIMSLGEGVNYVDKSC
- a CDS encoding dTMP kinase, with the protein product MPNKMVAIEGIDGTGKSTVAKLLADLMGATLIKTPFGPMIGQRAYYDGEGIAPLVRYLFYLNCNVVASEEIERLLQSGPVVCDRYLISTLCFHKAMGVDVDIVDISKLPIVQPDHYFCLQAAEEVRLQRLYSRGYLSDTDEKIDLLREVDLMLPRYCGNIIDTTLLSADEVAQKIFNMIG
- a CDS encoding MFS transporter; the protein is MKNKYNLTLIITALAVADFLGAIDSTALNVALPKITSTLHISITTAQWLPNAFTLALVALLIFMGKLGSKIGTKKLYLIGLGVFGISSLILGFTNNIPLLISLRAIQGIATAILYTMPMIIIANLWKEREKAFAVTSATFAGGMLVGPVLGGMLANLDFGSFYGWHLVFLINVPLVIVGLIIAAKYIPEIPKVEQKIDFGSMLILSSALAIIVLSFAQISRYYLILGALLLIVLYFYQRKIKNSLVDFHLFQNQTFTAANVLSFTSMVSLIGMSFVLTFYLQDILKWNSLQAGLALIPVPVITGIFSGIGGQLKSWRVGGFLSAILILLGLAFLTRIDPSVSYAAGILPGLALVSAGSGFLMTSIFAAIIGSAPTENSGSASGILNTLQQMGALIGIAIIASITLEYRLAFTVLTGCGIIGLISAFFIKNRQINTRIE
- the cyaB gene encoding class IV adenylate cyclase, whose product is MNVEIERKFKIDNYEELKDTVESLGAEKKGLKTTIDYYFNVPQEQARTKYLRIRFDQNEKSGELAYHEVVDDLQTNEWETVVGDASLTQEILEKLGFPFEVKVQKERTKYNFMEAEILLDKVDGLGEFVEIEAPDQSILNEIVQKLGINEENVVSGLGYPDMIKEKHSAISE
- a CDS encoding ThiF family adenylyltransferase produces the protein MDQASFRKEHRSRNLGLLTEEEQTKINNTTLLIAGCGVGSQIALSAVRIGFENFILVDGDTVELSNNNRQGYSWRDVGRYKVDALAHKIKAINPHAHIRKYPIFITVDNAAKISRKADIVVDSIDPDAAQAVIALHRAAKKFHHTVIQPTDVGWGAMLQIFTPDSISYEEMIGLNPRTPLDKIDNEEAFTKFIDFFMKLMPPYVQKVALDVAEGRQAHYPQPISASYILAAMTVVAAKRVALDLPVRVAPDYISFDPNTILIPDEK
- a CDS encoding DUF5679 domain-containing protein, which codes for MAEAYCVKCKGKVEIQGAEDYQMKNGKMAIKGSCPKCGTKVFRIGGNK